One Stenotrophomonas maltophilia R551-3 genomic window, AGCAGCGTATTGCTGAACTCGGCCATGCGCGCGTCCAGGGCGCGGTCGAGCAGGCCAGACACACGCAGCTCATCGAGATGCTTCTGTGCGGCCTGCACCGGATCGAAGCGTGCATCGCCGCGGTCGACATAGCGATCAAAGCGCTTGTCACTGCGCAGGCGGATGATTTCGGCCGGGCCATTGATGCGTGCCAGCGTGGTCGGGATGTCGTCGCCGCGGCCGTTGTCGGCCTGCAGCGTGGCCAACGCCAGCCACAGCCCGGTCGGCTCCACGCCACCGCCCTTCCAGCCGTTGTCGAACAGCGCCTGCAGCAGTTCCATGCGTCGTTGTGGCTGGTCGCGCAGGCGGTACTGCAGGTAGTTGATCGGCTGGCGCTCGATCGGCAGCGGGCCCTCGGCGTGCTTCAGCGCCTGCACCAGGTACCGGGTAGCCGGAGCCGGCTGGTTTTCGGAAAGTTCCAGCGACACCAGGGTCAGCAGGATCTGTGCATCGTCCGGCAACGACTCCTGCGCCCGCTGCAGATAGCGCCGGGCCTGCGCCGGCTTCTTCTGCATCAATGCGGTCCAGCCCGCCACCTGCGCGGCGCGACCGCGATGCTCGGCATCGAAATCGTCCAGCAGCGGATCTTCCATCAGCTGTTCCATGGCGATCAACGCGCCCAGCGTGTTACCGCTGCGTGACTGCTGGATCGCTTCGTCCCAACGGGTGGCATAGGCCGTATGCACCGCGTCGCTGGTGACGGACGGCTTCTGTGGTGCCACCGCGATGGAGGCGGAGGCGGGGCTGCCCGCCAGTGCGGCCAGCAGCAGGGCAGTGAGGGGGAGAACGCGGGGCATGGAGATTCTCCATCCGTGGGAAGAGCATTGAACCTGCTGCAGCCAGCGAGGACAAGCGCGATGGATGGAACTCTGGCGATCAGGAGTACGTTTGGCCATGGCGGATCGCGCGCGCAGCGTCTATCGTCGGTGCCTCTTCAGATTGCAGGCAGAGGCAACGCAGCACGATGGCACGGTGGCAATGGATGGCGGCAGGGGTCGCGTTGGCAACGGCGGTGGCATTGGCCGCGACCTGGTGGGATTCACCGCTGCAGACCTTGGCTGAACCGGCAGGCCCGGCGCCCACGCCACTGGCCTGGACCGCGCAGATCGAGATGCTGGCCGGCGACGGTCATCCCGGTGACCGCGATGGTGCGTCCGCGCAGGCCCGCTTCGCCGATCCCTATGCGTTGCTGCGCAGTGCCGATGGCAGCATCTACTTCACCGATGCCGGCGACAACAACCGCATCCGCCGCCGCCAGCCGGATGGCCGCATCGAGACCGTGGCCGGGCAGGGCGAGGGGCGCATCGATGGCCCGGCGCTGCAGGCCAGCTTCAATACGCCGTCGGGCATCGCCGCCGATGCGCAGGGCAACCTGTACGTGGCCGACACCGGCAACCATGCCATCCGCCGCATCGGCACCGATGGCCAGGTGACCACGCTGGCCGGTGGCGAGCAGGGGTACGCCGATGGACCGGCCGCGCAAGCGCGCTTCGATGCACCGATGGGCATCGCGGTGGACGCGCAGGGCCAGGTCTATGTGGCCGACACCTTCAACGACCGCATCCGGGTGATCGGCACCGACGGCAACGTGCGTACCCTGGCCGGCGGCGAGCGCCCGGGGCTGGCCGATGGCCTGGGCGTCGCGGCGCGCTTCGATACGCCGGTGGCGCTGGCCTTCGATGCCCATGGCGCGCTGCTGGTGGCCGACCTGTTCAACAATGCGGTGCGTCGGGTCGGTGCCGACGGCATGGTCAGCACGCTGCTGGGCGATGGCGGCGTGATCAATGGGCCGTTGTCGCTGGCCACCACGCACGACGGCGTGCTGTACGTGGGTGACCTTGATGGCCGCATCGTGCAGGTAACACCGCAGGGCCACCAGATCGCGCTGGTGGGCAACGGCCGCCTGCCACGCCTGGCCCGCCCCAGTGGTCTGGCGATGGATGCCGATGGCAGCGTGCTGGTCGCCGATTCCGCCAGCTATCGCCTGCACCGCCTGCGCCCGCTGCCGGTGGGTGATTTGCCGGCACCGGCGCTGGTCGGGCCCGCTGCCGATGCAGCGTTGCCGGACACCGGTGGGCGCTGGCCGTTGGCACCCCAGGACGGCTGGCATGAAGTGGTGGGCACGCTGGGCGAGGTGCGCGGCAACTTCAAGGGCGAGAGCCGCCACCACCTGCACGGTGGTTTCGATGTGCGCGGCGATGTCGGCCAGACCGTGTTGGCGATCGCCGATGGCAAGATCAGCAGCCCGGTAGCGGCGTGGAGCCTGGGTGGGCAGGCCGAGGGCCTGGCAGTGGACCGCCTCAAGTACATCCACATGCGGGTCGGCCGCACCCCGCGTGACCAGCCGTTCGATGCGCGCTGGCAGGCGCTGTACGACGAGCAGGGCAAGCTGGAGCGGATGCGCGTGCGTCGCGGCACGCGCATCCACGTTGGCGATCGCCTGGGCAGCATCAACAACCAGGCGCACGTGCACCTGGCGGTGGGCACCGGCGGCTTCGAAACCAACGCCGTGGCGCTGGGTTTCCATAACTACGCCGACCACTTCGCACCGCGCATCACCGATGTGGCGCTGCTGGACGACAACGACCAGCCGCTGGCGGCGGGCAGCGACGGCGTGGTGATGCTGGCGCGGCAGGGACGTGGCGTGCAGATCGTGGTCGAGGCCTGGGACCAGGTCGACAACAACCTGCCGCGGCGCCGGCTGGGCATGTACCAGGTGGGCTACCAGATCCTCGATGCTGGGGGACAGCCGCTGCAGGGTTACGAGCAGCCGCGCTGGAACATCGTGTTCAACCGCATGCCGCCGCAGATGGAAGCGGTGCGCGTGGCCTACGCACCGGACAGCGGTATCACGGTGCATGGCAGTGCGGTGACCCGGTTCCGTTACCTGGCCACCAACACCGTGCGTGATGGCCTGATGGAAACCGGGCGCTGGCAGCCGGCGGCGCTGCCGCCGGGCGAGTACATCGTGCGCGCCAGCGTGCGCGACTACAGCGGTAACGAAGGCGTGGGCCCGCGCGAGATCAGGGTACGGCTGCTGCCATAGCCGCAGCCGGGGCGCCGCAGCGTTCGCGCTCGGCGTCCATGTCTTCCAGCGGCCGCACCTCGATGCTGCCGAAGCGCGCCCATGGGAAGTCGCGGGCGATGCGCATGGCTTCGTCGCGGTCGCGGGCGACGATCAGGTTGAAGCCGGCCAGCAGTTCGCGGGTTTCTGCGAACGGGCCATCCAGTACGCGGCTGTGGCCATCGCGCACGCGCAGGGTCTGCGCGGTGTCGACCGGCTGCAGTTTCTGCGCGGCCAATAGCGTGCCCTCGGCCTGCAGCTTGTCGGCGTGGGCGAGGCAATCGCGCATCAGCGCGTTGAATTCCTCGGTGGGCAGCGCCTGCAGCAAGGCAGGCTCGATGTAGATCAGAAGCAGGTACTGCTGCATGGGACGGTCCAGGCGGGGGCGGGGTGTCCATGATGGCGCAGGTTTGCCTGCCGGCATGCTGCAGCGCGAAAAGCCGCCTGCGGCGGGCGATCGGCGAACGGCGGAGCCCCTCCGTGGTGGGGTTGGGTTGGTCGCTGAAAGCTGGGTTTCAGAGGGGGGGGCGGGCGGGTGGGATTGGCGGGGACGCCGTGAATCCGTCCCTGGAGGCTTAGCCGCGCCATCCATGGCGCGGATACCCCGCCAATCCCACCCGCCCGACCCCTGACAGATTCCGGTCGCCGAACCACCACGGGAAATCAACAACAAGAGCGAAAGCGGGTCGCTTCGCTCGCAAAGCCGAGGCCGCCAGCCAACCGCCGTTGCTTTTGCTTTTGCTTTTGCTTTTGCTTTTTTTCTTGATCTTCCCGTGGTGGAACGGAGACAGGAACTTGTCCAAGGCCGGGTGGGTAGGCGGGGCGGGGGTGTCCGCGGCATGGATGCCGCGGCCAAGCCCCCAGGGACGGGTTTACGGCGTCCCCCGACCCGCCTACCCACCCGGCCAAACCCATGAACCCGAGCTTTTCAGCGACCAACCCAACCCCACCACGGAGGGGCTCCGCCGTTCGCCGACTCCCGCCGAAGGCGCGCTTTCCACGGAAGAAATAATTTTCAAAAGACGTGTCGATTCCCAGCCCCCTGGTTCGTTGTACCCAGTGAAGGGCACGCACCACGCGTCCCCACGGGAGACCGCAATGAAAGTGATGGTGATCGTGAAGGCCAACGCCGACTCCGAAGCCGGCCGCATGCCCAGCGAACAGGAATTGTCCGACATGGGCGCCTTCAACGAACAGCTCGTGGCCGCCGGCATCATGCTGGCCGGTGAAGGCCTGCATGCCACCCAGCGCGGACGTCGCATTCATTTCGGCGGCGGCGCGCCGAAGGTCGAGGCCGGTCCGTTTGGCCCCGCCAGCGAACAGATCGCCGGCTTCTGGCTGTGGGACGTGCGTTCGCTGGACGAGGCCGTTGAATGGGCCAGCCGCGCGCCGTTCAACACAGGCGGCACGCTGGAGCTGCGCCCGCTGATCTCCGCCGAAGACTTCGGTGAAGCCTTCACCCCGGAATTACAGCAGCAGGAACAGCGTCTGCGTGCACAGTTGGAAGGTTGACCCGGTTCATTTCCCCCGCCGGGCATGGACCGGCGCTACCACCCTGGAAACCCACGACGGAGTATTGCCATGAAATTGATTCCCTTCCTCGGCTTCAGCGGCCAGGCCCATGAGGCGATGGCGTTCTATGCAAAGGCACTCGGTGGCCAGGTCACCTCGGAAATGAAATACCGCGACATGCCGCCCTCCGATGGCTCGCCGGGCTGCAACGAGATGCCGCCGGAAACCCTGGACCACGTCGCGCACAGCCAGCTGGAAATCGGTAGCGCCATCGTGATGGCGGCCGACGGTCCCGGCGGTGGCGAGGGTGGCTCGACCACCATCAATGTCGACGTCGACAGCATCGAAGAAGCCGAACGCGTGTTCGCCGCGCTGGCCGACGGTGGCCAGGTGCAGATGCCGATCGCCGAAACGTTCTGGGCGCACCGCTGGGGCATGTTGATCGACCGCTACGGCAAGCCGTGGATGGTCAACTGCATGAAGCAGCCCTGATCCCTCTTCTTTTCATCCACAAGGAGCTTCACCGATGAATGCACCGCAACCGCAGATGATCTTCGTCAATCTTCCGGTGAAGGACCTGGAGAAATCCAAGGCCTTCTTCACCGCGCTGGGCTACAGCTTCAATCCAACTTACACCAACGATGACGCGGCAGGCATGGTCATCAGCGAGAGCATCTACGTGATGCTGCTGACCCAACCTTTTTTCCAGCAGTTCACCAACAAGCCGATTGCCGATGCGCACACCCACACGGAAGTGATCAACGCACTCTCGGCACCCAGTCGCAAGGCAGTTGACGAGTTGGTGGACAAGGCACTGGCCGCCGGCGGCAGCGAACCGCAGCCGCCGCGCGACCTGGGCTTCATGTACCAGCGCGGCTTCCAGGATCTGGATGGCCATCTCTGGGAAATCGCACACATGGACGGCGAGCCGGGCTGACGGCCGCCGCAGGGAGAATCCTCATGGCTTACGTGGATGCTTACGTGCTGCCGTGCCCCCAGGACAAGGTGGCGGCCTACCGCGGCCTTGCCCGCAAGGCCGGTGCGGTGTGGAAGGACCATGGCGCGCTGCAGTACATGGAATGCGTGGCTGACGATGTGGAACCGGGAAAGAGCACGTCGTTTCCGCGTGCGGTCAAGGCAAAACCGGGCGAAACGGTGATCGTCGCCTTCGTGGTGTTCCGTTCGCGCGCGGCGCGCGACCGTATCAACGCGAAAGTGATGGCGGACCCACGGCTGGCGTCGCTGGGCCCGAAGGACATGCCGTTCGACACCAAACGCATGTTCTGGGGCGGCTTCAAGCCGATAGTTGAAGCGTGAGCTGCGGCGCTTGTGCGGGCCGGGCGTGCGTGCTGTGATCGGCGCATGCTCGAGCCCGCACTGACGCAGCGTCTGGAAACCCTCTGGCGGATGGAGTCGCCGGTGTTGATCGCGCGCCTGGCGCGGCTGCTCGGGGGCGATGTCGGCCGCGCCGAGGAGCTGGCCCAGGACACCTGGCTGGCCGCGCTGGAGCGCTGGCCGGAGCAGGGCATCCCGGACAACCCCGGAGCCTGGCTGATGACCACTGCGCGCAACCGTGCCATTGATGTGCTGCGCCAGCACCAGCGGGTGGCGCAGCAGCATGCGCAGTGGGGCGAGGAACTGCATCCGGCGCCGCTGCCGGCGCCCGATGACAGTCAAGCGCTGGAAGATGATCTGGGTGACGACCTGCTGCGGCTGATGTTCGTGGCCTGCCATCCGGTGCTGCCGGCCGATGCACGGGTGGCATTGACCCTGCGCCTGCTGGGTGGCCTGACCACTGTCGAGATCGCGCGCGCCTTCCTGCAGCCCGAGCCGACCATCGCCCAGCGCATCGTGCGCGCCAAGCGCACCTTGGCGCAGAAGCAGGTGCCCTACGAGGTCCCGCGTGCTGACGCGATGCCCGAGCGGCTTGGTTCGGTGCTGGAAGCGATCTACCTGGTGTTCAACGAAGGCTATGCGGCCAGTGCCGGTGACGACTGGATGCGCCCGGCACTGTGCGAGGAGGCGCTGCGGCTCGCGCGCATCCTGGCGCACCGGCTGCCGGTGCCGCCGGTGCTGGGCCTGCTGGCGCTGATGGAGCTGCAGGCCTCGCGTGCCGCGGCACGGACCGATGCGCAGGGCGTGCCGGTACTGCTGGACCAGCAGAACCGCGCGCGCTGGGACTGGCTGCAGATTGAACGCGGGCAGCAGGTGCTGGCGCGCGCGCTGGCCGCCGGTGGCGCTGATGATCCCTATGTACTGCAGGCGCGTATCGCAGCGTGCCATGCAGCGGCGCGCCGCCCCGAGGATACCGACTGGCCGCGCATCGCAGCGCTCTATACGCAGCTGCTGCAGGTGCAGCCCTCGCCGGTTGTTGCATTGAACCGGGTCGTGGCGGTGCTGCGCAGTGACGGTGCCTTCGCGGCGTGGGCGCAGCTGCAGCCGTTGCTGGTGGACGCGCGACTGCGTGAGTACGCGCCGCTGCAGGTGGTGCGCGGGGAGTTACTACAGGCGCTGGGGCGCGACCTGGACGCACGTCACGCTTTTGCGGAAGCCGCCAGACTCAGCCAGAACCAGGCAGAGCGGGGCCTGCTGCGGCAACGGGCCGGCCTGCCTCCCACGGAGTGACCTCGACGAAGGCAGCACTTGTCGGCGGGCCCGCGAGCCGTTATGTTTCGCGCCCAGCGGACGCGTCAGCGTCCACTTTCCATGCGTATTGACCGAGGAGCGGTTGGATGTATTCAAGGACGAAGAGCGCATCGCGCGCTTTTGCGCGCCTGCTTGCCTGTGCCCTGTGCCTGGCCGTATGGCCGATGGCCGGGCAGGCGGCAGACAAATCACAGCAGGCCTATTGGGCCGGTTTTGCCTATACCGCTGATGCCGCTGCCGTGCAGGCGACCACGCCGCATGCGCACGCCGTGCTGGAAAAGCGTGGCTTGATCCCGCTCAACCAGACCCTGGGGCAGGGGCTCAAGCGTCGCCCGCCGGCCAATCTGGAACTGATCGACCAGCCGGTGGCGATGCTCGACGGCACCACCAGTGCGACAGTGCTGGCCGCGGCACTGGACCGCGAACTGGTCTCGGTCGAGCCGATCGGCGACCAGTACAAGGTGCTGGTGGAAGTGGCGCTGCAGGCGCTGTTCTTCGATTTCCGCGAGCGCCAGGTGATCGCGTCCTATCCGCTTACCCTGCAGCGCATCGACGTGCAGGATTACCGGCCGGACAACGACGATATCGACGCGATCGTCGCCGATCTCCTGTATGGCAGCGCCGATACCAGCCTGTCGCAGGTGCTGGCTGCCAGCCTCGCCCAGGCCAGGCTGCCCGATGCCGCCGTGCGTCGCCTGCAGGTCGGAGGCGTAACTCTGTCCGACGCGGTCCGCGCCAAGCTGCCCGACCCGAAGTGGGAAGCCCCGCTGCGCGCCACGCTGGCCCATGAGCTGTCCAAGACGCTGTCGTCCAATACCGGCGTCGGCCTGCTGCCGCCGGCCTCGGGCCAGGCGATCGGTGGTGCGATGGCGGCGCGCTTTGCCGACGGCAAGGTCTACCAGCTGAAGATTCCCGAGCCGGACTACGTCATCAACCTGCAGGTGGATGCGCTGAAGAACGGCGTGATCGAAGAAACCCCGGCGATGAAGACGATGCTGTTCGGCGCGTTCTTCACCGCCAAGGTGACCGAGCCGTTCTCCGGCAAGGTCTATTTCGAACAGCCGCTGCGCAAGGGTGCCACCAAGGTGGTGCCGGTCACGCAGTGGCAGGTCGACCAGTGGTCGGCCAGCTACGAAACCCTGCTGGCCGGCTTCGACGCCTTCGCCGGCGCCGCCGCCAAGCGCGCCGATTCGCGCGGCTGGCTGGACGAACAGAAGCCGGGCGGCCGCCCGTTGCAGCAGCAGACCCAAGCCCTCCAGGAGTTGATCAAGTCATGTCGTTGATGCGTACCATCCTGCTCATCCTCATCGCGCTGGTGGTGGCCTCGCCGGTCGCCGCGCAGACCGCCAGTTCGCGCGGTACCGGTTCGGCCAGCTACGGCCTGCGCCTGAGCGCCGACACCCGCGCCCAGGCCCTGAACAAGGCCAAGGTCAATGCACTGGAGGCGTACATCGCTGAAACCGGTGCGGCCAAGCTGCGCCTGTTCGAAGCCCGCCGCGCCGAGTTCATCGGCGAGATCGACCGCTACGTGCTCAGTGCCGTGCAGCTGTCGGACAACGAAGACAAGAAGGCCAAGACCTACAGCGTCACCGTCCGCGCAGAGATCAACACCACCCTGCTGCAGACCAAGCTGGATGCTGGCTCGGCCGTTGCTGGCGCCACTGCTGCGCAGCGCTCGCTGCTGACCTTCCTGTTCATGGCGCGCTCGCAGGACACCGTGCAGTCGTTCCAGGACAAGGAATACCGCCGCGTCGACGCCAGCAGCAGCTACAGCGAGAACACCCGTGAAGGCGACAGCTTCCGCGGTAACTCGGTCAGCACCAACGGCAGCATCAACCAGAACGGTTCGATGTCGGTCACCAGCGGTGGCAGCACCACCCAGCGCAGCGACAACATCAGCTGGAAGGTGGCCAACGCCGCCGAAGTGAACACCGCGATGACCGGTGCCTTCAGCGCCGCCGGCTACGAAGTGGTTGAAGCCGAATACGTGGAAGGCGAGTCGCGCGGCCTGCTCAGCATCGAGCGTATCCGCAAGGACTTCAGCACCGGCAACGACCTGGCCCCGGCCACCCTGCGTGATACCGCCAACGGCATCCGTGCGGCCAACATCCCGTACATCGCCGTCGGCACCCTCGACGTCGGCATGCGCGACCGCGATCCGGCCAGCGGCAACACCCGCGTGTTCGTCACCGTCACCGGCAAGGTGCTGGACGTGACCGGTCGTTTCCCGCGCACCGTGTCGTCGGTGGGCCCGGTGCAGTTCTCCGGTACCGGCCCGAATGAAACCGTGGCCCGCACCAATGCCCTGCAGCTGGCCGCCGAGAAGGCTGCCCAGCAGATGATCAACGAACTGAACGTCAAGGCGGTTCGTTGACGTTACCGCTGCGCTCGCCGGGCATGGCCCGGCGCTTCCGGCTCTGGTGGGTGCCGCGCTTGCTCGGCACTGACCCGCTGCCATACCCGATCTTGCGCGCCGCATCGCGGCCGTCTCTCCCAAAGGACTCTCACATGATCCGCAATACTGCTCTTGTCGTGGCCATCGCGGCCGCCACCCTGTCGATGCCGGCCCACGCCCAGTTCGGCAAGCTGAAGGACCTGGCTGGCGCCGCTACCGGCACCTCCAGCAGCAGCGCCTCCAGCGCCGCCGCTCCGGACGAAGCCGCGCAGGAAGCGCTGGTGCGTCGTTTCGTCAGCTCGCAGTCGCACTCTCTGCAGGCCCAGACCTCGTTCGCCCGCGCCTTCGGCCTGGCCGAGCAGGTGCAGCTGCTGGAAGCCGAGCGCCAGGCGCTGTCGTCCGGTTCGGTCAGCGTCGATGCCATGAAGAAGTCGGTGTCGGTCAGCGAAGCCGCCCAGGCGGCCATCAACGAGCGCCAGGCCGCACAGCCGGAACTGAACGCTGAATCCAAGCAGCACTACGCCGAAGGCCTGGTCTCGCTGCTGTCCTCGGCTGCCGAAGCGCAGAAGCTGGGCGGCGAAGCCAGCAGCTTCACCGCCGGCATGAAGAACCTGGGCGCGACCCAGCTGGCCACCGTCGGCCGCAAGCTGGCTGCCGGTGCGTGGGTGGCCAAGGAATCGCCGGGCTTCATCAAGGGCCTGTACGGTTCGACCAAGTCGGCCGTGACCTTTGCCAAGAAGAGCAAGGTGAAGGTGCCGTCCAACGCCGATTCGATGCTCGACTCGCTCTGATCCGAGGCGAATCTCCAT contains:
- a CDS encoding NHL repeat-containing protein is translated as MARWQWMAAGVALATAVALAATWWDSPLQTLAEPAGPAPTPLAWTAQIEMLAGDGHPGDRDGASAQARFADPYALLRSADGSIYFTDAGDNNRIRRRQPDGRIETVAGQGEGRIDGPALQASFNTPSGIAADAQGNLYVADTGNHAIRRIGTDGQVTTLAGGEQGYADGPAAQARFDAPMGIAVDAQGQVYVADTFNDRIRVIGTDGNVRTLAGGERPGLADGLGVAARFDTPVALAFDAHGALLVADLFNNAVRRVGADGMVSTLLGDGGVINGPLSLATTHDGVLYVGDLDGRIVQVTPQGHQIALVGNGRLPRLARPSGLAMDADGSVLVADSASYRLHRLRPLPVGDLPAPALVGPAADAALPDTGGRWPLAPQDGWHEVVGTLGEVRGNFKGESRHHLHGGFDVRGDVGQTVLAIADGKISSPVAAWSLGGQAEGLAVDRLKYIHMRVGRTPRDQPFDARWQALYDEQGKLERMRVRRGTRIHVGDRLGSINNQAHVHLAVGTGGFETNAVALGFHNYADHFAPRITDVALLDDNDQPLAAGSDGVVMLARQGRGVQIVVEAWDQVDNNLPRRRLGMYQVGYQILDAGGQPLQGYEQPRWNIVFNRMPPQMEAVRVAYAPDSGITVHGSAVTRFRYLATNTVRDGLMETGRWQPAALPPGEYIVRASVRDYSGNEGVGPREIRVRLLP
- a CDS encoding DUF1428 domain-containing protein; this translates as MAYVDAYVLPCPQDKVAAYRGLARKAGAVWKDHGALQYMECVADDVEPGKSTSFPRAVKAKPGETVIVAFVVFRSRAARDRINAKVMADPRLASLGPKDMPFDTKRMFWGGFKPIVEA
- a CDS encoding YciI family protein; protein product: MQQYLLLIYIEPALLQALPTEEFNALMRDCLAHADKLQAEGTLLAAQKLQPVDTAQTLRVRDGHSRVLDGPFAETRELLAGFNLIVARDRDEAMRIARDFPWARFGSIEVRPLEDMDAERERCGAPAAAMAAAVP
- a CDS encoding YciI family protein, whose amino-acid sequence is MKVMVIVKANADSEAGRMPSEQELSDMGAFNEQLVAAGIMLAGEGLHATQRGRRIHFGGGAPKVEAGPFGPASEQIAGFWLWDVRSLDEAVEWASRAPFNTGGTLELRPLISAEDFGEAFTPELQQQEQRLRAQLEG
- a CDS encoding RNA polymerase sigma factor, whose translation is MLEPALTQRLETLWRMESPVLIARLARLLGGDVGRAEELAQDTWLAALERWPEQGIPDNPGAWLMTTARNRAIDVLRQHQRVAQQHAQWGEELHPAPLPAPDDSQALEDDLGDDLLRLMFVACHPVLPADARVALTLRLLGGLTTVEIARAFLQPEPTIAQRIVRAKRTLAQKQVPYEVPRADAMPERLGSVLEAIYLVFNEGYAASAGDDWMRPALCEEALRLARILAHRLPVPPVLGLLALMELQASRAAARTDAQGVPVLLDQQNRARWDWLQIERGQQVLARALAAGGADDPYVLQARIAACHAAARRPEDTDWPRIAALYTQLLQVQPSPVVALNRVVAVLRSDGAFAAWAQLQPLLVDARLREYAPLQVVRGELLQALGRDLDARHAFAEAARLSQNQAERGLLRQRAGLPPTE
- a CDS encoding VOC family protein produces the protein MKLIPFLGFSGQAHEAMAFYAKALGGQVTSEMKYRDMPPSDGSPGCNEMPPETLDHVAHSQLEIGSAIVMAADGPGGGEGGSTTINVDVDSIEEAERVFAALADGGQVQMPIAETFWAHRWGMLIDRYGKPWMVNCMKQP
- a CDS encoding VOC family protein — encoded protein: MNAPQPQMIFVNLPVKDLEKSKAFFTALGYSFNPTYTNDDAAGMVISESIYVMLLTQPFFQQFTNKPIADAHTHTEVINALSAPSRKAVDELVDKALAAGGSEPQPPRDLGFMYQRGFQDLDGHLWEIAHMDGEPG